The Arvicola amphibius chromosome 5, mArvAmp1.2, whole genome shotgun sequence genome contains the following window.
TCATTTGGGAGCTGTTTGGCGgcacaaagaaaattccaactacagaGCAGCACAGGTATTGCAGAGTGGCAAATGAACAGGAGGGAGGCACAGACATAATTTAGCTTAGTCAGATGAAGTTAATCGCAGTTTGCCCACTGCTGTATGAGTGTTTCTGACTTGGGAAAAATGAGGCAAGCATGCTCACCGGCTGTGCAGGATCATCGAGCTCACTCTCCAAGTCCTCCAGAACGGCCACTGCCTCCTCTCCATTCTCTGGGTGATGTTCTCGAACCCAAGTCTGTAGCTCCTTAGGTAGGATGGCAACAAACTGCTCCAACACTACCAGCTCCAGTATCTGCTCCTTAGTGTGTGTCTCTGGTCTGAGCCACAGGCGGCAAAGTTCTCGGAGCTGGCTCACAGCCTCTCGGGGACCTGGTGAGTCCTGGTATCCAAACTGTCTGAACCGCTGTCGAAAAACCTCTGGGTCACGGAGGTGATTCCAGGAAACGCTCGACCCCTCTTCACCATCAGGGTCCTCCTCCAGTTTCACTCTCagaatcttttcttcttcatctggATTTGGGATTATAAGTATCGAATCTTCTTCCACCGACTGTGCAGACATCCTGTTACAATCCTTCCAGAAAAGGCAGCCGAGGCAGGATATAGACCGTACTCACAGAAATACTCTGCTTTCCTCAAAGGTACTCCTAAGggataagaaataaaagacacataAATTACCGAATACCCCAAGATATTTGAAAGCAgcagaaagaattgtttttacTGGATTAAAAATTTCAGTCAATAGTTTATGTTGACTGAAATGCTACCATACGTAGTAGACTACAGCCAAATCTAGCCTGCTGCCTATAGTAAGAGTAGTGTAAAAACTTACACTAGCCATAGTAGTAGTGTAAAAATCTACACTAGCCATAGTAAGAGTAgtgtaaaaatttaaattgctAAAAGGCATAGAAACATTTTATGCTAGGAAAATATGATGTATCTGTCTAGGGCCAGCAAGGCCACTCCGTTagcaaaggcacctgctgccaagcctggtgacttgacTGACAACCAGCATTCCATAGGAGAGAACTTACTTCTTCTGTtactctctggcctccaccagtGTGACATGACATGTGcaggcctacacacacatatatatacaccacataaaatttaaaaaatactttaaattaaaaaaatggtttattttatgtgcactgttttttgcctatatgtgtatctgtgtaagggtgttggattccctggaactggagttacagacagctgggaactaccatgtgggtgctgggaattgaacttgggaacTCTTAaagagcagtccgtgctcttaactactgagccttctctccagccccatattttttaaatttgtatctataaATCATTACATTTAATCATAGTTCAGGCAATAATGGAAGAGTTGACAGAGTTCGACAATTTCAGCTAAGATCTAAAATAACTTAATATTTACTATCTGGCCTTTTTCCAGAAAAAGATTGCCAGTCTGTGACATGAAGTCAACAGAAGGTAATTTAATAACCCAAAGAACCCACGTAAGACTGCATCAACTGCAGTGTTCTCCAGATGTTCTGAACCCTTGGGGTTGAAGAATTGGTTCAGCAAGTAAGAAGGCTtattgctcttggagaggacccagatttgattccagcaccccagaactctcttctggccttagaCACTAGGcagacacatggtgcacatatacataaaataaaagctaaatattCAGAACTGTAGaacacttaaaacattttttgacaTTGATTTTGTGTTTGTACATCTCAGCCaggtatggaagtcagaggacagcatgcaAGGTTCGTTCCCCTTCTGTGTAGAATCTGGGATCCAGCACGGGCTGCCAGGCTGGAGCAAGCCCCATACCcacttttccttttgtctttacgAATCTGGATTAGGAAACAGGTCAActgtccccacccaccccatGGTTAGAGACTGTATACAAGTACCATGCAAAtctgctctactgctgagctactgCTCAGAGTGTGAACACaagcgcacgcacacacacacactatttctttaaagttaaaaaaaatattgtttaggAACCCcttaaatgaaatatatgtgAAAATGCTCTGTTCCCTTGTAGCTGGTTCTGGTGTCATcaacctgtaagcccagcacctAGGTGAAGCAAGACTGTCCTCATTTACATAGCAAAGCTAACTGGGCTACTGGCTTTTGCAACAGATTCACTTTTACACAGGTTCAGTAACGGATCACGTAACACTGGGGAAGAAACTATTTCACATAACATGTGAATGGCATTTAGGCCATTCACCACACCATACATGCATTTAAACTTACAGCGACGGCTCATCCCCCGAAGCAAATGCTATGGGGAAGAAACACAACTTCTCACAGTGGCCTGGAATCTTTTTCCTTAAATAGCTTCCCCTAGCTTTTCCTTTTTGGGGGGAAATCTGTGAGCTACTTTCTCATCCTTTTAGTATTTGCAAAATCCTACCAGTGTCACGGTTCACAGCACATTACGAATAAACttaactaggcagtggtggcgcacgccgttaatcccagcactaaggatgcaaaggcaggtggatctcctggttcgaagccaccctggtctacagagcaagttccaggacagccagggttacacagagaaaccttgtcttgagaaaaaaaaaaaaaaaaaaaaaaaaaaacagcagaagaATAAGCTTTACAGCCACTATTTTATTTATCTGAGTCAAGAATATACAAAACAGAAACTTAAGAAAACCTTACTGAAACCTGTCAAGGTGAAGACAAAGAATCAGAAAACACCGTATCAAACAGACAGACCATATGGATCCGTTAAATATTCTTGAGAGGAATGAAGACCTGATAGCAAAATCCAAGTTATTTGTTCCTATTCCTGGACCCGACCCTATCAACGGCTCAAGCATTTCTACGTAATAGAAATTgctttttctcctattttgtaCTGCACCAGGCTCGTGGGACGAGGAGGAACGCAGTCGAGCACCTGGCGGGATCCTGGTCTTCAACGACCTCCCGCCTCACTGCGCCGAGCCCAGCCAGCCCCAGTAACTCTGGCCGACGTCCTCTTCCCAGCAACCACCGCGAAGGGCCGCAGAGGCCCCACAACACCCCACCACCCAGGACTGGCACTTCCGTCCTGCACCGGCGGGACTACAAATCCCAGAAGGCCGTGCGCGAGAACCACCGGATCCCACCTCGGCTTGTGCGATTCCCAGAACCCTCCGCGAGCCGATTGAGCCTCGAAATAGAACAAAACCGgtcggtgggggaggggaggacatgaCGGCGAGGACGCGGGCACTGGGGGCTCTGCGGACACCCGAACTACGGCAAGCCGCCGCCGCCCTTCCGCCGCGGCCTTCTCCGCGCACGCCCGAGACGCCGAACGACGCCGGTCGCTGTCCGGCCGCCCCGAGCCCCTGCTCGAACCCTGCCCCGCACGCCGCTGACCTCTGGCTCCGGACCCACCACAGCCTCGCCGTCCCCGGCAGACGCTGCGCCGTCGCTCACAGCCTCTTCCCACAAGCCCCCGGCGCGCCCGGCTTCCGGTCCGCAGGACGGGGGGCGGGGGTATGGGGGGGCAGGCGAAGCCCCGAGTTGCCATGGGGACGCGCGGCAAGCGGGGGAGGTGCGGCTTGATGACAATGGCCGCATTGAAGCCGAGCTTGGCCTTGCGCCTCTGCCGGAGTGGGCTCTGCTCTCTGTTCCACTCgacaagaaggaaaggggagcAAGAAGAAGGTGGGGGGCAGTTTCCCGAGTGTCCCATACTCCTCGTAGGAGCCCTCTGAAGTAACTAAGGAAAGTGAACATTTCTGAAAGCCTGTCACAGTCGTGCCAGGCACAGTCGCTCTCTCTAGTGTAAACCATCTTCTTTACCCCCACATCCTATAGTGCAGGAACTTTGACTATTCCCGCTTCAGGGCCGAAAGTAGGAAGGTTTGCACCTAAACATGGCTCAAACTGTTGTCTCCCACTAGCTGTGTTACCAAAATTGCGTCAAGTtatcaaagaaaacagatgagACTAGCTGCGAACTTTGGCTAGTAGTCACGGGGAATTTGCAGAATCTACGCATGCTTTTTATTTCATGCCCCAAAGCAGCTGCAGGTGTAACCAATCGGAGCACCTCCTTCCCCAATTTAAAAGTCCAGTGGATCTCAGCTACCTTAACTATGACACCAAAATGTGTTACTCTGCCCGGCAGGTCGACTATGGTCTGTTGCTTGCTTTTTCCCCTCTGACTCTGGGCTTATTGTGGAGCCTCAGCCTCTCTGGCCAATGTTCGTTTCTCCAGGTGGTCCCCACATGCTTAGGGGCATTCTTAGAAGTGATCGCATTACTTAGTTTTGCTTTGAAAGTACCGTAAAGGTTGGGTCGTCTCTGTTCTGGTTTCCACAGCATCCCCACCTAGTCTCAGGATGCCGGCTGGTACACAGAAAACTCAGtaagtacattttcttttaataagtgAATGAATTGCGGGCTGGTCACATTGTGGCCTTTGCTAGGTCACATGTCAAGTCTCAGAAATGGTACAAAAGAGCCCTGTTTTGGAAAGCCTTGCCGAACATTTAAAAGATCCTCAAGCTTTGCCTTATTGTCTCATTCGGGAAAGGGCCTCTGTGAAGTGTCCTGGCCTCTGCTGGGGTAGTGAATGGGAGCAGTAAACAAGCAGTCGGCCACACAGTAAGCGCTCACCTTCCCACAGCCCCTGCTAACGCCTTCCTTCACTGTGAGGCTTTAGTCCAGCAGTTCACTCCCTTTTGCCTCCAGCCAGAATCCAGCTTGGCTGCTCCCTGCTGCCTTTCGAGcatactgttttgtttctttaagagatttcaTAGCAAAttaatcttgaaaaacaaaaagaataaacataCTCAAGTAAAAATGTGGCATTGTGTAATCTGCTTCGCCTCTTGACACCATTCTCAGTTTTAAAGTGGGGACTGGTGGGAATTGCCTCGCAGCGCCTCTTCTTTGAAGGCACTCACTTTAGAAAACTGTCATTTCAAGCCCTAGTATGAGGGCTTCTTTCTAGAATCATATCCCTGGTCTTCTTAAAGATCTAGTCaaactggggcagactgaagctGGAGAGCCCATAGCTCAGTTCCCAAATCACAACCAAGTGTAAcgcagctctaggggatccaacaacctcctgtctccaccacacTTGCAAACACATAGCATCTTtctggacagtggtggctcacacctttaatctctcctcttttcctcctcccccctctctctccctccctccctctccctcactgccTCTTGTTTGTGGGTCAAATGTAAGCACTCAGCCACTGCTCCACCATCATGGCTGCCTGCCAAATTCCTTACCATGATGGCCACAGACTCTACTGCCCCCTGGAACCCTAAGCcccaaatgaaatgttttcttttataaatgaagtggtgtgcacgcctttaatcccagcactcaggagactcaggagacagaggcaggtggatctgtaagttcgaagccagcctggtctacagagctagatctaggacagagaaacactatctcaaaaaaacaaagttagcttggtcatgttgttttgccacagcagtagaaaagtaactaaagcaAGCTAGCAAGACAAAAGTTCCAGGGGCGTTGCAGAGCCTCCTGGACTCAGGTGAATCTCAGTAGTCAAATCGTGGGCAGAGCTGCACCAGTGAAGGTTCAGGTCCTGACCACAGGCCCActcctctgtcttttctgtgAGAAGCCCAGCAGGCTCTTCAGGGCTTGGAGAAGGCATGTTGATGACTCTTTTAACTTTGCAGACATTTTGCCTGGCAATAGCTCAGGGCTGTAAGGCTTCTTCCTGAGGATATGAGAATCTCCTTACAGATTCTCCGAAAACAAACTAAAGATAGAAATGGAAACAAGACACCACAATTTCCTCTTCCAACCAAACAACTAAGATCAGAAACAAGACTACAGAAGTACTGTCCCTGTCCTTAATATCAGTCACTTTCAAagatgcctttcttcttttttttttttttttggtttttcgagacagggtttctctgcagcttttttagagcctgtcctggaactagctcttgtagaccaggctggcctcgaactcacagagatctgcctgcctctgcctcccaagcaaaGATGCCTTTCTTAAGACAGCCAAGGAGCTAAGACTCATTAACTCATGGGTGTGAGTGATTTCCAACTTCTAGAAAAGCCTTGCCCAAAAGGGTGATGATATGGCAATAGGAGATCAGCCAGGACTGCAAAGGATCTTTCAGAGAACAGGAACAAGAGAAGACTGAGAAAAGCGCTCTCCCTG
Protein-coding sequences here:
- the Znf24 gene encoding zinc finger protein 24 isoform X2 — protein: MSAQSVEEDSILIIPNPDEEEKILRVKLEEDPDGEEGSSVSWNHLRDPEVFRQRFRQFGYQDSPGPREAVSQLRELCRLWLRPETHTKEQILELVVLEQFVAILPKELQTWVREHHPENGEEAVAVLEDLESELDDPAQPVSLRRRKREVLVEETSPEDAQGLPSSELDAVENQLKWASWELSSLRHCGSLFESWSLPGLNLALNSQALASSAPVGAGV